The following nucleotide sequence is from Sphingomonas telluris.
CATCGCGATGTGATCCACCTGCTCCTCGTCGTTGAGGTCGCTCCAGTTCGTCGGGCGAGCGCCGCAGGTGCCGATAGGCGACGTCTCGGTCATTCCCCAGGCGTGCGTGACGTCAACACCACGGTCGCGGAGCCAGCGGATCATGGCTCGCGGAGCGGCCGAGCCGCCGATCGTCACCTTTTTCAGGTCGCCGAGCTCTTCACCGGTACGCTCGATATGGTCGATCATCGTCAGCCACACCGTCGGAACGCCCGCCGAGTGGGTGACCTTCTCCTCGCGAAAGAGCGCGCACATCGTCTCCGGGCGGTAATCCGCCGAAAGAACCAACTTCGCCCCCGTCGCGGGAGCGGCCCAGGGCACACCCCAGGCATTGGCGTGAAACATCGGCACGATTGGAAGGACCACGGCTTGCTGTGCGAGGCCCATGATGTCGGGGCCGATCTCAGCCAGCGTGTGCAGCATGGTAGAGCGATGTTCGTAGAGGACACCCTTTGGGTTGCCCGTCGTTCCGCTGGTATAGCAAAGGCCGATCGGATCGCGTTCGTCGCCATCCGCCCAGGTGTAATTCCCATCTTCGGCATCGATCCATTCGCGAAAGCCGGGCTGGCCCGGATCGGGATCGAAGCAGATGAAATGCTCGATCGTCGTCCACTTCGGTTTCATCCGCTCGACGATCGGCGTGAAGGCGCGATCATAGAGGAGAACGCGGTCCTCCGCGTGGTTCGCGATATATTCCAGCTGGTCGTCGAACAGGCGCGGATTGATCGTGTGGAGGATCGCGCCCATCCCGGTCGTGCCATACCACGATATCAGGTGATGCTCGTGGTTCATGCCCAGCGTCGCAACGCGATCCCCGCGCTTGATGCCGAGGCGCTCCAGCGCCTGCGCCATCTTGCGGGCATCGAGGGCAACCTTGCCCCAGGTGGACCGCGTCTTGCGGCCGTCAGCCCAGGCGGTCACGACCTCGCCGCCCGCATGCTCGCGTTCGGCGTGGTCGATCAGCCGCGTGACGCGCAGCGACCAATCTTGCATTGCTCCTAGCTGCACCGCTCTCTCCCCAGCAGGCACTCAACAGTGTGGCTGGGTTCAGTGGCGCAGACAACTCGTTTAAATTTGCTACCCAGCGACGGGGACTAGCGAAACTGTGACAGCTAGAACGGCAGCTTCATTCCCGGCGGCAGAGGCAGGCCGCTGGTGACCTTTTGCATCTCCGTATTCGCGGCCTGATCGGCCTTGCCGCGAGCATCGTTGATGGCGGCGGCGATCAGATCCTCGACCATCGTCTTCTCTGACGGCTGAAGCAGGCTCTCGTCGATCGATACACCGAGGATCGTGCCCTTGGCCGTGGCGCGCACTTTCACGAGACCGCCGCCCGCCAGCCCTTCGACCTCGATGCTTTCGAGGCTTTGCTGGGCCTTTTGAAGCTCGTTTTGCGCGTTCTGCGCCATCTCCATGAGCTTGTTGAGGTCTAGGTCGGGCATCTCAGGCGCCTTTCGTGGAAGCAAAGGACTCAAGCGTAGCGTCCGGGAAAGCCTCGAACGCCGCGCGGACCGCAGGATCCGCGAGTACTTCAGAGCGAACGCGCTCCTCGGCCATTTTCTCCTGATCGAGAAGCGACGGCTCGCCGGCCTCGTCGGAAAGGGACACTTGCCAGGGCGCCCCGGTCGCCGCTTTGAGAGCGGCTCCGAGGTCTCGCGGCCAATCGCCGCCCAACGGTCGCGTTGGCCTCAGCACCAGCTCTGGCGGGGCGAAGCGCACCAGTCCAACCTGATCATGGAGTTGGACGGCGATCTGATGCTTCCCATTCTTCTCGAGCAAAGCGATCAGCGCCGGGAAGTCTGAAGGGAGTTGTGCAGTTGGGCCGGTGAGCTTTGACGAGGCACTTGGCGCGACGGGAGCCGCGGCAG
It contains:
- a CDS encoding long-chain fatty acid--CoA ligase — its product is MQDWSLRVTRLIDHAEREHAGGEVVTAWADGRKTRSTWGKVALDARKMAQALERLGIKRGDRVATLGMNHEHHLISWYGTTGMGAILHTINPRLFDDQLEYIANHAEDRVLLYDRAFTPIVERMKPKWTTIEHFICFDPDPGQPGFREWIDAEDGNYTWADGDERDPIGLCYTSGTTGNPKGVLYEHRSTMLHTLAEIGPDIMGLAQQAVVLPIVPMFHANAWGVPWAAPATGAKLVLSADYRPETMCALFREEKVTHSAGVPTVWLTMIDHIERTGEELGDLKKVTIGGSAAPRAMIRWLRDRGVDVTHAWGMTETSPIGTCGARPTNWSDLNDEEQVDHIAMQGRAPFGVELRIVDDEGVVQPRDGKSSGRLQCRGPWVIKRYFKADQDATDDEQWFDTGDVACIHPDGTMQITDRSKDVIKSGGEWISSIELENAAVCHPGVAEAAAIGIPHPLWDERPLLCVVRANGSDVTSEEIIGHLRGHVASWWLPNAIEFVDELPHTATGKLSKLRLREQFKGYRFANAEEMVGRD
- a CDS encoding YbaB/EbfC family nucleoid-associated protein, translated to MPDLDLNKLMEMAQNAQNELQKAQQSLESIEVEGLAGGGLVKVRATAKGTILGVSIDESLLQPSEKTMVEDLIAAAINDARGKADQAANTEMQKVTSGLPLPPGMKLPF